From the genome of Scytonema hofmannii PCC 7110, one region includes:
- a CDS encoding uridine phosphorylase: protein MGASSTSIVVHELVQVGIRLIIRVGSCGSIQEHVTVGSTVITSAALCRQGAANDIAPVEYPAAADPFVTVALVNAANTLNVKYHLGITASVDTFYEGQERSQSVQRPLLRSLSGITEEYRSLNILNYEMECGTLLKMAGVYGVRAGCICGVIAQRTVKEDIVLAEKDTAIDNAIRIAIKAAEQWEEPVRVVGN, encoded by the coding sequence ATGGGTGCATCATCTACAAGTATCGTTGTTCATGAGCTAGTACAAGTTGGTATTCGGCTCATTATACGCGTTGGCAGTTGTGGTTCTATACAAGAACACGTGACAGTTGGTAGCACGGTGATTACCAGTGCTGCTTTATGCCGTCAAGGTGCAGCTAATGACATTGCACCTGTAGAATATCCCGCCGCCGCAGATCCTTTTGTGACAGTTGCTCTAGTTAATGCAGCAAACACTCTGAATGTCAAGTACCATCTTGGTATTACGGCATCAGTTGATACTTTTTATGAGGGACAAGAGCGATCGCAGTCAGTTCAGAGACCTCTGTTACGCTCTTTAAGTGGAATTACGGAAGAATATCGTTCTTTAAATATACTGAACTATGAAATGGAGTGCGGCACTTTGTTAAAGATGGCAGGTGTTTACGGTGTTCGAGCAGGTTGTATATGTGGCGTTATTGCCCAACGCACAGTGAAGGAAGACATTGTGTTAGCAGAAAAAGACACTGCCATTGACAATGCCATTCGGATCGCTATAAAAGCAGCAGAACAATGGGAAGAACCAGTACGAGTCGTTGGCAACTGA
- a CDS encoding type II toxin-antitoxin system Phd/YefM family antitoxin has protein sequence MDISRDIDSLSNFKLHTSKFLEQMKETKEPVVLTINGKAELVVQEAQAYQALLDRIEYLETVKAIEQGLQDAKDGKTIAIEEFEARMRQKHGIQG, from the coding sequence ATGGATATTAGCCGCGACATTGATTCACTTTCCAACTTCAAACTGCATACGTCGAAGTTCTTGGAACAAATGAAAGAAACAAAGGAACCTGTGGTGTTGACCATTAACGGGAAGGCAGAGCTTGTGGTGCAGGAAGCACAAGCGTATCAGGCTCTTCTTGACCGTATCGAGTACCTGGAAACGGTCAAAGCGATAGAGCAGGGCTTACAGGATGCAAAAGACGGTAAAACCATTGCTATAGAAGAGTTTGAAGCGAGAATGCGGCAAAAACATGGCATTCAAGGTTGA
- a CDS encoding type II toxin-antitoxin system RelE/ParE family toxin: MAFKVEISLRASQQIEEAYLWLEERNPVAANKWFNGLMTAIHSLEDSPRRCAKIPEQDDFPQGIYQLIYQKKYRIIFLVQDEEETVYVLAVRHTAYKPLENDDFEIL, from the coding sequence ATGGCATTCAAGGTTGAAATCTCTTTACGCGCCAGTCAGCAGATAGAAGAAGCGTATCTTTGGTTAGAGGAGAGAAACCCTGTTGCCGCTAACAAGTGGTTCAATGGCTTGATGACAGCGATTCACTCGCTGGAAGATTCTCCCCGACGTTGTGCCAAAATACCAGAGCAGGACGACTTTCCCCAAGGGATTTACCAGCTAATTTACCAAAAAAAGTACCGCATCATTTTCTTGGTTCAGGATGAAGAAGAAACGGTGTATGTCTTGGCCGTTCGCCATACAGCGTACAAACCTTTAGAAAATGACGATTTCGAGATTCTATAA
- a CDS encoding MBL fold metallo-hydrolase, whose product MYLTWLDSNSWLVEMGGKRILIDPWLVGSLVFGNLDWFFKGFRTKERTIPENIDLIVLSQGLEDHAHTPTLKQIDRNIPVVASPNAAKVVKQLNYTEITALAHGETFNLDRSVAITATPGSSIGPTLVENGYIIKELETGFSVYYEPHGHHSPSLKQFAPIDVVITPQYDLGLPLVGPIIRGRKHALEVAQWLQPQVMIHTASGGDVVFEGLLNSFLQITGSIAEFRSLLAQNHLSVQVIEPTPGDRFEITVTSDQ is encoded by the coding sequence ATGTACTTAACTTGGTTAGACAGCAATTCATGGTTGGTTGAGATGGGTGGAAAACGAATACTCATCGATCCTTGGCTGGTAGGTTCCCTCGTCTTTGGCAATTTGGATTGGTTCTTCAAAGGTTTTCGGACTAAAGAACGCACGATACCAGAAAATATTGACCTAATTGTGCTGTCTCAAGGTTTGGAAGACCATGCTCATACACCAACACTAAAGCAAATTGATCGCAACATTCCTGTTGTGGCGTCTCCCAATGCAGCTAAAGTGGTAAAGCAGTTAAATTACACAGAAATCACGGCACTCGCTCATGGCGAGACGTTTAATCTGGATCGGAGTGTCGCAATCACAGCAACTCCCGGTTCTTCAATCGGTCCGACTTTGGTTGAGAACGGTTACATCATCAAAGAGTTGGAAACTGGCTTCAGTGTATATTACGAACCGCACGGGCATCATTCTCCCTCACTTAAGCAATTTGCTCCCATAGATGTTGTTATTACACCACAATATGATTTAGGGTTGCCATTAGTTGGTCCTATTATTAGGGGCAGAAAACACGCTTTAGAAGTTGCTCAATGGTTGCAACCGCAAGTGATGATTCATACAGCATCAGGCGGTGATGTGGTTTTTGAAGGATTGCTAAATTCTTTCCTTCAAATTACTGGTAGTATTGCGGAATTTCGTTCGTTGCTTGCACAAAATCATCTTTCAGTACAGGTGATTGAACCAACCCCAGGCGATCGCTTTGAAATAACAGTGACCAGTGACCAGTGA
- a CDS encoding DUF1989 domain-containing protein → MVQASISPITTIDPSLHLVDEKLPGGAYWHGVIKRGNTLRVTDLEGSQGVSMICYNADSPIERLNVADTAKIQFNAFLKKGMVIYSDMGRILLSITEDTNGYHDLICGCSNATGNAAKYGEGRYNKYGESD, encoded by the coding sequence ATGGTGCAAGCATCTATTTCGCCGATCACAACAATCGATCCAAGCCTTCACTTAGTGGATGAAAAGCTACCGGGCGGTGCCTATTGGCATGGCGTAATCAAACGGGGAAATACCCTCCGTGTAACTGATTTGGAAGGCTCTCAAGGCGTTTCGATGATTTGCTACAACGCAGATAGCCCAATAGAACGGCTGAACGTAGCAGATACCGCTAAAATTCAGTTCAATGCCTTCCTCAAAAAGGGTATGGTGATTTACTCTGACATGGGTCGCATTCTTTTATCTATCACAGAAGATACAAACGGCTATCACGATTTAATTTGCGGATGCAGTAATGCTACTGGCAACGCAGCTAAATATGGCGAAGGTCGTTACAACAAATATGGCGAAAGCGATTAA
- a CDS encoding ABC transporter ATP-binding protein, protein MHLEVNQLHKQFKTRHGLLTVLKNINLYVEEGEFVCALGASGCGKSTLLRLIAGLDTPTGGDILVDGVRVTGPGSDRGMIFQSYTLYPWMSVIENVEFGLKLQGVSKVLRRQQATYYLEVVGLLGFAKALPQELSGGMKQRVAIARALASKPKILLMDEPFGALDVQTKEVMQQFLLEIWRSTNTTIFLITHDVEEAIFLSQRIYVLSVRPGTIKQELQIQLPSKSDPQVKRHPIFQEYKDRLASILRNEGNVNP, encoded by the coding sequence ATGCATTTAGAAGTTAATCAACTCCACAAACAATTCAAAACTAGACACGGTTTGTTGACTGTACTTAAAAACATCAATTTGTACGTAGAAGAGGGCGAGTTTGTCTGTGCACTAGGAGCCAGTGGTTGTGGTAAGTCAACATTGCTACGGTTAATTGCGGGGTTAGATACTCCGACAGGGGGGGATATTTTAGTTGATGGAGTACGCGTGACAGGACCAGGCTCCGATCGGGGGATGATATTTCAAAGTTATACTCTCTATCCGTGGATGAGTGTGATAGAAAACGTAGAATTTGGCTTAAAACTGCAAGGTGTGTCTAAAGTACTCAGAAGACAACAAGCCACTTATTATTTAGAAGTCGTGGGGTTATTGGGATTTGCTAAAGCGCTACCGCAGGAACTTTCCGGTGGGATGAAGCAACGGGTAGCGATCGCTCGTGCTTTAGCATCAAAACCCAAAATTTTACTCATGGATGAACCCTTTGGTGCGTTGGATGTACAGACGAAAGAAGTCATGCAACAATTTCTACTAGAAATTTGGCGTAGCACAAACACGACAATTTTTCTGATTACTCACGATGTTGAAGAAGCAATTTTTCTATCTCAACGTATCTACGTATTAAGCGTGCGACCAGGTACAATTAAGCAAGAATTGCAAATCCAATTGCCAAGCAAATCCGATCCTCAAGTCAAACGTCATCCCATATTTCAGGAATATAAGGATAGACTGGCAAGTATATTACGTAATGAAGGAAATGTTAACCCGTAA
- a CDS encoding ABC transporter permease, whose amino-acid sequence MNQYAEDSQEVNSNRPHKILSQTVFWRIAEDIPQNLAGTLMFLSITVPILLWWVISNTGFIPSLFLPTPSQVWGAFQRLLASGDLQKDIAFSLFRVVAGFLLAAMFSIPLGTLMGSFASFRALLEPIIGIVRYMPAPAFIPLLILYLGLGETPKIMLIFIGTLFFNTLMVMDAVKFVPKHLLETTYTLGGHRKQVLLQVIFPFILPNIIDACRVNMAASWNLVIVSELVAATEGLGRRISVAQRYLKTDEIFAGLIVIGLIGLTIDLLFRLLLRVFCKWAED is encoded by the coding sequence ATGAACCAATACGCTGAAGACTCGCAGGAAGTTAACTCTAATCGTCCTCATAAAATATTATCACAAACCGTTTTTTGGCGCATTGCTGAGGATATTCCTCAAAACTTGGCTGGGACTTTAATGTTCTTATCCATTACTGTCCCTATACTTCTGTGGTGGGTTATTTCTAATACTGGATTCATCCCATCTTTATTTCTTCCTACTCCCAGTCAGGTCTGGGGTGCATTTCAAAGGCTTTTAGCAAGTGGTGATTTGCAAAAAGATATTGCCTTTAGCTTGTTTCGGGTCGTTGCTGGGTTTTTACTGGCGGCAATGTTTTCTATTCCTTTAGGCACTTTAATGGGGAGTTTTGCCAGCTTTCGGGCATTGCTAGAACCAATTATTGGTATTGTGCGCTATATGCCAGCCCCAGCTTTTATTCCTTTACTAATTTTATATCTGGGACTGGGAGAAACTCCAAAAATTATGCTGATTTTTATCGGCACACTGTTTTTTAACACCTTAATGGTGATGGATGCAGTGAAATTTGTTCCCAAGCACTTATTGGAAACTACTTATACTTTAGGGGGTCACAGAAAACAAGTTTTACTGCAAGTCATTTTTCCATTTATTCTGCCTAATATCATTGATGCTTGTCGGGTTAATATGGCAGCATCTTGGAACTTAGTAATCGTTTCTGAATTAGTAGCGGCTACAGAAGGTTTAGGTCGTAGGATTAGTGTTGCCCAAAGATATCTCAAAACTGATGAAATTTTTGCTGGGTTGATTGTTATTGGCTTGATTGGTTTAACAATTGACCTTTTGTTTCGGTTGTTACTACGTGTTTTTTGTAAGTGGGCTGAGGATTAA
- a CDS encoding ABC transporter substrate-binding protein: MNIRKLSSLFAVFLLSLAIAVSCTPNQQTSTPLNSTTPVSTVPIQFGFSAWPGWFPWQVSQEQNLFETNKVNVELKWFDGYLDSINALRAGQLNANTQTLNDTISSVAAGSDQVIVLVNDNSTGNDKIIVREGINSIADLKGKTVAAEEGTVDHFLLLLGLKKADLTQADIQFQPLETGAAAAAFVAGKVDAVGVFAPFTTKALSRSGSKELFSSKDFPGAIPDHLVVSRQLINERPQDVQALVNTWFATLDFIKANRDKAYEIMAKRAGVSISEYKAYDAGTKIFTIKENLQAFSPGQDMTSLSYAAGEISKFLVEAGLSKQAPNLNQLFDDRFVKAYAAKQKS, translated from the coding sequence ATGAATATTCGTAAGTTATCGTCTTTATTCGCAGTTTTTTTACTCAGTCTTGCGATCGCAGTCAGTTGTACTCCCAACCAGCAAACTTCTACGCCGCTAAATTCTACTACCCCAGTTAGCACTGTACCAATTCAGTTTGGCTTTAGTGCTTGGCCAGGTTGGTTTCCTTGGCAAGTTTCTCAAGAGCAAAACTTATTTGAGACGAATAAAGTTAATGTAGAGTTGAAGTGGTTTGATGGCTATTTAGATTCTATCAATGCCCTACGAGCAGGTCAACTTAATGCCAATACCCAAACGTTGAATGATACGATTAGCTCAGTAGCGGCAGGCTCGGATCAAGTCATTGTATTGGTCAACGATAATTCAACTGGTAATGACAAAATTATTGTCCGAGAAGGAATTAACAGCATTGCTGACCTTAAAGGTAAAACAGTTGCTGCTGAAGAAGGAACAGTTGACCATTTTCTATTGTTGCTGGGTTTGAAAAAAGCAGATTTAACTCAAGCCGATATTCAGTTTCAGCCACTAGAAACAGGTGCAGCAGCAGCAGCTTTTGTTGCTGGTAAAGTTGATGCAGTCGGAGTTTTTGCACCTTTCACCACAAAGGCATTATCACGTTCTGGCAGTAAGGAATTGTTCAGTTCCAAAGACTTTCCTGGTGCAATTCCTGACCACTTAGTCGTCAGCCGCCAACTCATTAATGAACGTCCACAAGATGTACAAGCTTTAGTAAACACTTGGTTTGCTACTTTAGATTTTATCAAAGCAAATCGAGACAAAGCTTACGAAATTATGGCAAAACGTGCTGGTGTGTCAATTTCAGAATATAAGGCATACGACGCAGGCACTAAAATTTTTACAATAAAAGAGAATTTACAAGCTTTTAGTCCCGGTCAAGACATGACATCGCTTAGTTACGCTGCTGGAGAAATTAGTAAATTTCTTGTTGAAGCTGGTTTATCAAAACAAGCGCCTAATCTTAACCAACTCTTTGACGATCGCTTTGTCAAAGCCTATGCCGCAAAGCAAAAATCATGA
- the rpmA gene encoding 50S ribosomal protein L27: MAHKKGTGSTRNGRDSNAQRLGVKRYGGQAVRAGNILVRQRGTKFHPGNNVGIGSDDTLYALIDGVVTFERKGKTRKKVSVYASAAAVEAPATEALATAVAS; encoded by the coding sequence ATGGCTCATAAGAAAGGAACGGGTAGTACACGCAACGGTCGTGACTCTAATGCTCAACGACTAGGTGTCAAACGCTACGGTGGTCAAGCTGTTCGCGCGGGAAATATCCTTGTGCGTCAGCGCGGCACAAAGTTTCATCCTGGTAACAATGTTGGTATCGGTAGTGATGATACTCTGTATGCCTTAATTGATGGCGTAGTTACCTTTGAACGTAAGGGCAAAACTCGCAAGAAAGTAAGCGTTTACGCATCTGCTGCTGCAGTTGAAGCACCTGCAACTGAAGCACTTGCAACTGCTGTTGCATCATAA
- the rplU gene encoding 50S ribosomal protein L21: MTYAIIETGGKQIKVEPGRFYDIELLSAQPDEKVTIDKVLLVQHNGDVTIGQPLVTGAKVEGTVLRHLRGRKVLVYKMQPKKKTRKKRGHRQEITRLMIDSISLNGSVLATGETTEAPAPAQVSEVDSEVGTVPPPEALETNAEEAAVDTIEASATTEA, from the coding sequence ATGACCTACGCAATTATTGAAACTGGCGGCAAACAAATAAAAGTCGAACCAGGTCGCTTTTATGATATCGAATTGCTTTCTGCCCAACCGGATGAAAAAGTCACAATAGACAAGGTTTTGTTGGTGCAGCACAATGGTGATGTCACTATTGGACAGCCACTTGTGACAGGAGCAAAGGTAGAAGGAACGGTGTTGCGACATCTGAGAGGTCGCAAAGTCCTGGTGTATAAAATGCAGCCGAAAAAGAAAACCCGTAAAAAGCGGGGACACCGCCAGGAAATTACCAGATTAATGATCGATTCTATCAGTCTTAACGGTTCTGTTCTGGCTACAGGAGAAACTACAGAGGCTCCGGCTCCGGCTCAAGTAAGTGAAGTTGATAGCGAAGTTGGAACTGTTCCACCTCCAGAAGCGCTAGAAACTAATGCAGAAGAGGCTGCAGTTGATACTATAGAAGCGTCTGCAACAACTGAAGCATAA
- a CDS encoding universal stress protein has protein sequence MFHKILVAIDTSEIGQHVFDEAVTLTKAVNGNLMLLHVLSPFDGTGYLNPVLLQPSSVYPTLHTEAVNKYMQQWEELKQERLNMLFSFAQKANKIGVQAEISQNLGDPGRTICEVAQSWNADLILVGRRGRRGLSEFFLGSVSNYVLHNASCSVLVVQGPVHNTTEESEVTNAVSA, from the coding sequence ATGTTTCACAAAATTTTAGTTGCAATTGATACTTCTGAAATTGGACAACATGTTTTTGACGAAGCAGTGACTTTGACAAAAGCAGTCAATGGAAATCTTATGTTACTGCACGTTCTCTCTCCCTTTGATGGAACAGGATATCTCAACCCTGTATTGCTACAACCTAGTAGCGTTTATCCAACCCTACATACGGAAGCTGTCAATAAATATATGCAGCAGTGGGAAGAACTCAAGCAAGAGAGACTAAATATGCTGTTTTCTTTTGCTCAAAAAGCAAACAAAATAGGTGTTCAAGCAGAAATTTCTCAGAATTTAGGCGATCCCGGTCGTACAATTTGTGAAGTTGCACAGAGCTGGAATGCTGACTTAATTTTAGTGGGTCGGCGCGGTCGTAGGGGGTTAAGTGAGTTTTTCCTTGGTAGTGTCAGTAACTATGTGTTACATAACGCTTCTTGCTCTGTTCTCGTAGTTCAAGGACCAGTTCACAATACTACAGAAGAGTCTGAAGTGACTAACGCAGTTTCTGCTTAA